One genomic segment of Rivularia sp. PCC 7116 includes these proteins:
- a CDS encoding GNAT family N-acetyltransferase yields MKMTSLLSQNINIVIRPVQYRDLDDIERLSQESFAAQKPNEEHFATQQERKLRRNFGLFKFLSWFPNPLQHRLCAYVAEQGRTMLGIIQVSPFNKTRSTWRVDRVMLEKCVNKQAIGSQLLRYCFESILEARTWILEANVNDKEALALYRQNGFQRLAEMTYWEVEPELLASLAQAEPDLPNLLPVSNADAQLLYQLDTASMPPLVRQVFDRQTHDFKTGLIGALADAVKQWLTKSEIVSGYVFEPQRKAAIGYFQLRIDRKGETPHVATLTVHPAYTWLYPELLSQMARITQDFPSSSLKVASADYQPEGEEYLEQIGASRIEHTLIMSRSVWHKVRESKFVSLEGIQLPEMLQGLQPARKPIPGGMLWKQEKRRQMLERAKLNKLSKLSKDNIALPYQKGNVEGNNTNPSTDNPQE; encoded by the coding sequence ATGAAAATGACATCACTACTTTCCCAAAATATTAATATCGTTATTCGACCAGTCCAATATAGGGACTTGGATGATATCGAGCGTCTTTCCCAAGAGTCATTCGCCGCTCAAAAACCTAACGAAGAACATTTTGCGACGCAGCAGGAGCGAAAGCTGCGTCGTAATTTTGGACTATTTAAATTTTTAAGTTGGTTTCCCAACCCTTTGCAGCATCGTCTTTGTGCTTATGTAGCCGAACAGGGACGCACTATGCTAGGGATTATTCAGGTATCCCCATTTAATAAAACACGCAGTACCTGGCGCGTAGACAGGGTAATGCTAGAGAAATGCGTGAATAAACAAGCAATTGGTTCTCAACTTCTGCGCTACTGTTTTGAATCGATTTTAGAAGCTCGTACCTGGATCTTGGAAGCAAATGTTAATGATAAAGAAGCTTTGGCGCTTTATCGGCAAAACGGATTTCAGCGTTTGGCTGAAATGACATATTGGGAAGTTGAACCAGAATTACTAGCGTCATTAGCGCAAGCCGAACCAGATTTACCCAATCTGCTACCCGTTAGTAATGCAGATGCTCAGTTGTTGTATCAACTTGATACCGCATCAATGCCGCCTTTGGTGCGTCAAGTCTTCGATCGCCAAACTCATGATTTTAAAACTGGTTTAATCGGAGCTTTAGCTGATGCAGTTAAACAATGGTTGACAAAATCAGAAATAGTTAGCGGTTATGTCTTTGAACCACAAAGAAAAGCAGCCATTGGTTATTTTCAATTAAGAATTGATCGTAAGGGAGAAACACCACACGTTGCGACTTTGACGGTTCACCCTGCATATACTTGGTTGTATCCAGAGCTACTATCTCAGATGGCTCGTATTACACAGGATTTTCCGTCTTCTTCCCTGAAAGTTGCTTCAGCAGATTATCAACCGGAAGGAGAAGAATATCTGGAGCAAATCGGAGCAAGTCGTATAGAACACACATTAATTATGTCTCGTTCCGTATGGCACAAAGTTCGGGAATCGAAATTCGTTTCTTTAGAAGGAATTCAGCTACCAGAAATGCTCCAAGGATTGCAGCCAGCACGAAAACCCATACCTGGGGGAATGTTGTGGAAGCAGGAAAAAAGGCGGCAGATGTTAGAAAGAGCAAAACTAAACAAATTATCTAAATTATCTAAAGATAATATTGCTTTACCCTATCAAAAAGGTAATGTAGAAGGAAATAACACAAACCCTTCTACCGATAACCCACAGGAGTAA
- a CDS encoding zinc-dependent metalloprotease, with protein sequence MKTKSVYLILLRSLYLAAAIFGVQSLSVAAKVAARLNQQTPQENILTEKLDFKTAETSNNTLAVNKINQKHIEKLSPGKVWVLEKEKEVQADLFTWVVNDTKKSAQQPFLQLNKQQKKPASKPSSKPKPAKKPAKKDGFKAFDKVVKDTKISKGLFTLYRNKEKNQIYLEVKPTQFKKNYLATATLESGIGEAGIYSGMPLQDFLFYFERVGDNLHFVVRNVNFRAQEGDPQARSLARSFSDSVLYKIKIKSIHPQRKSVLIDLGDLLLTDLAGLSSSLGVPGSQDKSYFGSAKVFPKNIEVQSILNFSVTGSGKRRNKFRTLADNRGFTLKLHYSLSELPDNNYRPRLADERVGYFITAYQDLSTKDPSDPFVRYVNRWNLEKKYPNASISEPKKPIVYWIDNATPYEYRDAIKEGVLMWNRAFEAAGFKNAIEVKQMPDSATWDPSDIRYNTIRWINTVDGYFAMGPSRVNPLTGEILDADILIDASLVSSLKKDYRQMVQPTQSSKKITSLSAMMQNRLLCRNGLEAEDTDSEEIPVIKRLSSLASKYDLCYGIEATNQFGYGKLAISLLRDLPPTSQETKEYIHQYLRLIVAHEVGHTLGLRHNFRGSTMLSPEEMNDRSITRSRGQVASVMDYIPPNIAPESIKQGDYFPSIVGPYDAWAIKYGYSQIKAASTKAEEPVLREIASESYKPEYSYSTDEDVYDLDPTADAWDNSSNVLLYSKWQMDNARKMWDRINKRYPLVGESYSDVRERFGAVLNNYFQQIYYTSKYIGGQSFYRVYASENQTRLPFEPVPVEKQRQALEVLGDYIFAEDAFDFSPELLNKLAPSRWRHWGSNPQVGRLDYPIHDLVLFMQNMVLYDLLSSDRLSRLKDIELKSRSGEALTLPELFNTLQDSIWTEVLKPKDKDIEISSLRRGLQRKYLDILTNMVLRKVNVPEDARTLAWYKLRQLAEKLDDANSEDEYTKAHLLETRQRISKVLNAPLRTN encoded by the coding sequence ATGAAAACAAAGAGCGTTTATTTAATTTTGTTGCGGAGTTTGTATTTAGCGGCAGCTATCTTTGGAGTCCAATCATTGTCTGTAGCGGCAAAAGTTGCAGCAAGGCTGAATCAACAAACCCCTCAAGAAAACATATTGACAGAGAAACTTGATTTTAAAACAGCAGAAACATCTAATAATACTCTGGCAGTAAATAAAATTAATCAAAAGCATATTGAAAAATTATCGCCAGGTAAAGTATGGGTACTTGAGAAGGAAAAAGAAGTACAGGCAGATTTATTTACTTGGGTTGTAAATGACACCAAAAAGTCAGCGCAACAGCCTTTTTTACAATTGAATAAACAGCAGAAAAAACCCGCATCTAAGCCCTCTAGTAAACCGAAACCGGCAAAAAAGCCAGCTAAGAAAGATGGTTTTAAGGCGTTCGATAAGGTTGTAAAAGATACTAAAATTTCCAAAGGTTTGTTTACTCTTTATCGTAATAAAGAAAAAAATCAAATATATTTGGAAGTCAAGCCGACGCAGTTTAAGAAAAATTATCTGGCAACTGCAACTTTAGAATCAGGTATTGGTGAAGCTGGGATTTATAGCGGAATGCCTCTACAGGATTTTCTGTTTTACTTCGAGCGGGTAGGAGATAATTTACACTTTGTAGTTCGTAACGTGAACTTCCGTGCCCAGGAAGGAGATCCGCAAGCCCGTTCTTTAGCAAGATCTTTTAGCGATTCTGTTCTTTACAAAATCAAAATTAAAAGTATTCATCCGCAGCGTAAAAGCGTGCTGATTGATTTAGGGGATTTATTGCTTACCGATTTAGCAGGATTATCTTCTAGTTTGGGAGTACCGGGAAGTCAAGATAAATCTTATTTTGGTAGTGCTAAAGTTTTTCCTAAGAATATAGAAGTTCAATCAATTTTAAACTTTTCTGTAACTGGTAGCGGCAAAAGGCGAAATAAATTTAGAACCTTGGCTGATAATCGCGGTTTTACTCTCAAGCTTCATTACAGTCTTTCGGAATTGCCCGATAATAATTACCGTCCTCGCTTAGCCGATGAAAGAGTTGGTTACTTCATTACTGCTTATCAAGATTTATCAACAAAAGACCCCAGCGACCCATTTGTACGTTATGTAAATCGTTGGAATTTGGAAAAGAAATATCCCAATGCCAGTATTTCCGAACCGAAGAAACCGATTGTTTACTGGATAGATAACGCTACACCTTACGAATATCGCGATGCCATCAAAGAAGGCGTTTTAATGTGGAATCGGGCATTTGAAGCGGCTGGATTTAAAAATGCTATCGAAGTTAAGCAGATGCCAGACAGCGCGACTTGGGACCCTTCAGACATCCGTTACAACACCATTCGCTGGATTAATACAGTCGATGGGTATTTTGCAATGGGGCCATCCCGCGTTAATCCTTTGACTGGAGAAATTCTAGATGCAGATATTTTGATAGATGCGAGCTTAGTTAGTTCCTTGAAGAAGGATTACCGACAAATGGTTCAACCTACCCAGTCGTCGAAAAAAATAACTTCTTTGTCAGCGATGATGCAAAATCGCTTATTATGTCGCAATGGTTTGGAAGCAGAAGATACAGATTCCGAAGAAATACCAGTCATCAAGCGCTTATCTTCATTGGCTAGCAAATACGACCTTTGTTATGGAATAGAAGCCACCAACCAGTTTGGTTACGGGAAATTAGCGATTTCTTTGCTAAGAGATTTGCCGCCCACCAGTCAGGAAACTAAAGAATATATCCATCAATATTTAAGGTTAATTGTTGCCCATGAAGTCGGCCATACCTTGGGTTTGAGACATAATTTCCGGGGTAGTACTATGCTGTCTCCCGAAGAAATGAACGACAGAAGCATTACTCGCAGTAGAGGACAAGTTGCTTCCGTTATGGACTATATTCCTCCTAACATCGCCCCAGAAAGCATTAAGCAGGGAGATTACTTTCCTAGTATTGTTGGACCTTACGACGCATGGGCAATCAAATACGGTTACTCGCAAATAAAAGCTGCATCTACTAAAGCCGAAGAACCTGTTTTACGAGAAATAGCCTCCGAATCTTACAAACCCGAGTACAGTTATTCTACAGATGAAGATGTATACGATTTAGACCCCACTGCCGATGCATGGGACAACAGTTCTAATGTACTGCTTTATTCTAAATGGCAGATGGATAACGCTCGCAAGATGTGGGATCGAATCAACAAACGATATCCCTTAGTTGGTGAAAGCTATAGCGACGTGCGCGAACGTTTTGGAGCAGTATTAAACAATTATTTTCAGCAGATTTACTACACATCAAAATACATTGGCGGACAGTCATTTTACCGAGTTTACGCCAGCGAAAACCAAACTCGCCTACCATTTGAACCGGTACCTGTAGAAAAACAGCGTCAAGCTTTAGAAGTTTTAGGCGATTATATATTTGCTGAAGATGCTTTTGATTTTTCTCCCGAACTGCTGAATAAATTAGCACCATCTCGTTGGCGGCATTGGGGAAGCAATCCTCAAGTCGGTCGGTTGGACTATCCCATTCACGATTTAGTATTATTCATGCAGAACATGGTTTTGTATGACTTACTGTCGAGCGATCGCCTTTCTCGTCTCAAGGATATTGAGTTGAAAAGTCGTTCCGGAGAAGCACTGACTTTACCAGAGCTATTTAATACTCTTCAAGACAGCATTTGGACAGAAGTATTAAAACCAAAAGACAAAGATATTGAAATTTCCAGCTTGCGCCGGGGATTGCAGCGAAAATATTTAGATATCCTGACTAATATGGTGTTGCGAAAAGTCAACGTACCCGAAGATGCCCGTACCTTAGCATGGTACAAACTGCGTCAGCTAGCCGAGAAATTAGACGATGCAAATTCCGAAGATGAATATACAAAGGCGCATTTATTAGAAACACGCCAAAGAATCAGTAAAGTGTTAAATGCTCCCTTAAGAACAAATTAA
- a CDS encoding serine protease, with protein MKPHRTYFRQSLALIACMGSLLMLPMAESLSISHGKVSAQQPTPQLSPQQIKQLAQSITVKVSSGNNGGSGILLKKSGGVYTVLTNRHVLEPGKPIKLQTSDGKTHRGKVVQGVDFQGKDLIQLQFSSNEKYKVAELGNLATVAINETIYAGGFPFETNPSETQGFVLTTGQVLLIAERALKEGYQIGYDNDIRKGMSGGPILNRYGQLIGINGIHAHPLWGNPYVYEDGSNPTEARRDLMSRYSWGIPILTATSLASKSDSTKAQVPVSKLPPIANEVNNIAEKITVRIDVPNSPECSGSGVIIAKKQNTYTVLTAEHVIREDVKCDRRVLSLVTHDNRSYPIQVNDNSVKTAPGSDLALLEFNSNQTYDVATLADYQQGQNIGFVFISGWIGSESNSSSPQREFTAGFLTPKELGLFLAKNPLSLEYGYSLFYTNMTHKGMSGGPVLDTRGRVIGIHGKAEKQEIKDKAGRNRLIPLGFSLGIPMSKFVSWAQQVGITSVLRVETSVPPALTKKERNDIRQALLQVKKLGDNADAIDWLNYGWEVFLSNGSESEAIKAVDRAIQNKPDFYQAWYLRGLMNGLDKKSLKDFEKAISIEPKFTPAWRIRGFTLFHLDQYPEALSSFEQLVKIDSKDVSANTFRSLILLSQGNFTEALDIANLAFANSRNPDAWMYLVRAFALVANGDSKRAMANLDEAVRLNPEFMKGYVYSTRGNLRSQQGDLKGALADFNEAVLFEPEKVDYLKKRADIRSQLKDYKGAIADYTEAVRLNPKDSDAIKKLLVIRIEQKDFNGAITDLNKFISLNPKNIDAIKARGVVRFAQKDYENALADFNEVIRLKPDDSDSYYYRGQTLTQLNNYQAAVENYNQILHTEKFDGVIGINVEINSKTKVATVTQVKDNYSAQKQGIKVGDQILVVDGKSTKNMSLKQVVDLLRGKAGTKLSVRVARSGNNKLDFNLTRIELATTDIDAKFAKVYYQRGLTRIKLKDNQGARKDLQIAAELYNREGKKNEYQQALAKIKELQ; from the coding sequence ATGAAACCACATCGTACATATTTTCGTCAATCATTGGCTTTAATTGCCTGTATGGGTAGTTTATTAATGTTGCCGATGGCTGAAAGTTTAAGCATTTCTCATGGAAAAGTTTCTGCTCAACAGCCTACTCCCCAATTATCTCCTCAACAAATTAAACAATTAGCTCAATCAATTACTGTTAAAGTTTCATCGGGGAATAACGGTGGCTCCGGTATTTTACTGAAAAAATCGGGTGGAGTTTATACAGTTCTTACTAATAGGCATGTTTTAGAACCAGGAAAGCCGATTAAATTACAAACATCTGACGGTAAAACTCACCGTGGCAAGGTGGTTCAAGGAGTTGATTTTCAGGGAAAAGATTTAATTCAGCTACAGTTCAGCAGCAACGAGAAATACAAGGTAGCTGAATTAGGCAATTTAGCTACTGTAGCTATAAATGAAACTATATATGCCGGTGGGTTTCCTTTTGAGACAAATCCTTCTGAAACTCAGGGCTTTGTTTTGACTACAGGACAAGTTTTGTTGATAGCCGAACGTGCTTTGAAAGAAGGCTATCAGATTGGGTATGACAATGACATACGCAAAGGTATGAGCGGTGGTCCAATACTGAATCGTTACGGACAGTTAATTGGTATAAATGGTATTCATGCTCATCCCTTATGGGGAAACCCTTATGTATACGAAGACGGCTCAAATCCAACCGAAGCCAGACGAGATTTAATGAGCCGTTATAGTTGGGGAATTCCGATTCTCACTGCTACTAGCCTTGCTTCAAAAAGTGATTCAACAAAAGCTCAAGTTCCGGTTTCCAAGCTGCCACCAATTGCTAATGAAGTTAACAATATAGCCGAAAAAATAACGGTGCGAATTGATGTACCGAATTCCCCTGAATGTAGCGGTTCGGGAGTGATTATTGCTAAAAAACAAAATACCTATACAGTGCTGACAGCCGAACATGTGATTCGTGAAGATGTCAAGTGCGATCGCAGGGTTTTGTCATTGGTAACTCACGATAATCGAAGTTACCCAATTCAGGTTAATGATAATAGCGTCAAAACTGCTCCAGGTTCAGATTTAGCTTTACTAGAGTTTAATAGTAACCAAACTTACGATGTTGCAACCTTAGCCGATTATCAGCAAGGTCAAAATATCGGATTTGTATTTATTTCTGGATGGATTGGTTCTGAAAGCAACAGCAGTAGTCCACAACGTGAGTTTACTGCTGGATTTTTAACACCTAAAGAACTCGGACTTTTTCTGGCTAAGAATCCTTTATCCTTAGAATACGGTTATAGTTTGTTTTATACCAATATGACTCATAAAGGTATGAGTGGTGGCCCGGTATTAGATACTCGTGGGCGTGTTATTGGTATACATGGCAAAGCAGAAAAACAAGAAATCAAAGATAAAGCTGGTAGAAATCGTTTGATTCCATTAGGTTTTAGTCTGGGTATCCCCATGAGCAAATTTGTGAGTTGGGCACAGCAGGTGGGAATCACTTCTGTGTTGAGAGTAGAGACTTCTGTACCACCAGCACTGACTAAAAAAGAGCGGAATGACATTCGGCAAGCTTTACTGCAAGTAAAAAAACTCGGAGATAATGCTGATGCTATTGATTGGTTGAATTATGGCTGGGAAGTTTTTCTCAGTAATGGTAGTGAATCAGAAGCAATTAAAGCTGTTGATCGCGCTATTCAAAATAAACCGGATTTTTATCAGGCTTGGTATTTGCGTGGTTTGATGAATGGTCTGGATAAAAAGTCCTTAAAAGATTTTGAGAAAGCGATAAGTATTGAACCGAAATTTACACCAGCTTGGCGCATTCGTGGTTTTACTTTGTTCCATTTGGATCAATATCCAGAGGCGCTATCTTCCTTTGAGCAATTGGTAAAAATTGATTCTAAAGATGTTAGTGCCAATACATTTAGAAGCTTAATTTTATTATCTCAAGGGAATTTTACAGAAGCTTTAGATATCGCAAATTTAGCTTTTGCAAATAGTCGAAATCCTGATGCTTGGATGTACTTAGTTCGTGCTTTTGCACTTGTGGCTAATGGAGATTCAAAAAGAGCTATGGCTAATTTAGATGAGGCCGTTCGCTTAAATCCAGAATTCATGAAAGGCTATGTTTATTCTACTCGAGGTAATCTCCGTTCTCAACAAGGAGACTTAAAAGGGGCGCTGGCTGATTTCAACGAAGCTGTACTTTTTGAACCGGAAAAAGTTGATTATTTGAAAAAGCGTGCGGATATACGCTCGCAACTCAAAGATTACAAAGGAGCAATTGCTGATTACACTGAAGCTGTTCGCCTCAACCCTAAAGATAGTGATGCGATCAAAAAACTTTTAGTTATTAGAATAGAACAAAAAGACTTTAATGGTGCAATTACCGATTTAAATAAATTTATCAGTCTTAACCCGAAAAATATTGATGCGATTAAAGCCCGCGGAGTAGTCAGGTTTGCACAGAAAGACTATGAAAACGCACTGGCTGATTTTAATGAAGTAATCCGTCTTAAACCCGATGATTCCGATTCTTATTACTACCGGGGACAAACACTTACTCAACTAAATAATTATCAAGCAGCAGTCGAAAACTACAATCAAATTCTGCATACTGAAAAATTTGATGGGGTTATTGGCATTAATGTAGAAATTAATTCCAAAACAAAAGTTGCTACAGTTACTCAAGTTAAAGATAATTATTCCGCTCAGAAACAAGGAATAAAAGTTGGAGACCAAATTTTGGTAGTTGATGGTAAATCAACGAAAAACATGAGTTTAAAACAAGTTGTTGACTTACTACGCGGCAAAGCAGGTACAAAATTATCTGTAAGAGTAGCTCGTTCTGGCAATAACAAATTGGATTTCAACCTTACTAGAATAGAACTTGCTACCACCGATATTGATGCTAAATTTGCCAAAGTCTACTACCAGCGAGGACTAACCAGAATAAAACTTAAAGATAATCAAGGTGCGCGTAAAGATTTGCAAATAGCAGCAGAACTCTATAATCGAGAAGGAAAGAAAAATGAATATCAGCAAGCGCTAGCGAAGATTAAAGAACTTCAGTAA
- a CDS encoding DUF3727 domain-containing protein, producing the protein MYPSQFPEENERSNQSSITLTDETGRSLECYVEHSLEVDEQEYFLLLPADSPVEIFAWQTDGDGEEAVLVEDDFTIEKIFSTAQAVLSEQNLVLKNTAYALTAAGDLPTVEESDIFTLEIEDEEADLEPEQLQLLASFYWEEQEYAIYTPLDPLLFFARINSEGKPELLSPEEFREFQPLLEELLFNEVE; encoded by the coding sequence ATGTATCCATCTCAATTTCCTGAAGAAAACGAGCGTTCCAATCAAAGTTCCATCACTTTAACTGATGAAACTGGAAGGTCACTTGAATGTTATGTCGAGCATTCCCTTGAAGTAGATGAGCAAGAGTACTTTTTATTGCTTCCTGCTGACTCACCTGTAGAAATTTTCGCTTGGCAAACAGACGGTGACGGAGAAGAAGCCGTTCTTGTAGAAGATGATTTCACAATAGAAAAGATTTTTAGCACTGCTCAGGCTGTTTTATCCGAGCAGAATTTAGTGTTAAAAAATACGGCTTATGCTTTAACAGCAGCCGGTGATTTGCCGACTGTAGAAGAGTCGGATATTTTTACCTTAGAAATCGAAGACGAAGAGGCAGATTTAGAACCAGAGCAATTACAGTTACTAGCAAGTTTTTATTGGGAAGAACAAGAATACGCAATTTATACTCCTTTAGATCCTTTACTATTTTTTGCTCGTATTAACTCTGAAGGCAAGCCGGAATTACTTTCACCTGAAGAATTCCGCGAATTTCAACCGTTATTAGAAGAGCTTCTTTTTAATGAGGTTGAATAG
- the ruvX gene encoding Holliday junction resolvase RuvX, whose amino-acid sequence MSSQTPKSTNRTSYISALGLDVGRKRIGIAGCDRTGLIATGLTTVHRTTFLQDVEQIKQIIQEREVEILVVGLPYSMDGSLGFQARQVQKFTKSLTAILKLPVEYVDERLTSYQAKQMIIAEKRSPSRNKGLVDRKAAALILQQWLDIRRQQKTES is encoded by the coding sequence ATATCTTCTCAAACTCCAAAAAGCACAAATCGAACTTCATACATATCCGCTTTAGGATTGGATGTAGGTCGAAAACGGATTGGTATAGCAGGGTGCGATCGCACTGGTTTGATTGCTACTGGACTTACGACAGTACATCGTACAACTTTTTTGCAAGATGTCGAGCAAATTAAGCAAATAATCCAGGAAAGGGAAGTAGAAATTTTGGTAGTTGGGCTACCTTATTCTATGGATGGTTCTTTGGGGTTTCAAGCTCGTCAAGTGCAGAAATTTACTAAAAGCCTAACTGCGATTTTGAAATTACCCGTAGAATACGTAGATGAGCGCTTAACATCGTATCAAGCAAAACAAATGATTATTGCTGAAAAACGCTCTCCTTCACGTAATAAAGGGTTAGTTGATAGAAAAGCAGCAGCATTAATTCTGCAACAATGGCTAGATATTAGACGACAGCAAAAAACAGAAAGTTAA
- a CDS encoding pentapeptide repeat-containing protein translates to MLQIEFLKQLWRNCLRQSRLEEVPHTATGESRAIEIATIADRLPSKQVESFEDNLLSSSFKKKLEASLIEWAQASNDFASNVDRRQFYKHIYALLGNVTLKPEVVESAIAQFMARDKENPVILFEKLENFYRRWCDGEFIDAAPDNNLPQQQMLQLQSQNIAIRLRELDINTGLNVMILLLEIHQVIREQNHHLQDKIAFYSSDKPDSEHFFTSTLLRVINYSDSIGIGNFTNVVGEFLKGAFLENVYLGDANLTGANLSHAKLNGAYLGDANLTGVQGKKIKLRSANLGDANLSGADFREANLTDCDLTHCNLSGADLSGANLTGANLGDANLTGANLAGANLTGANLTSANIRDAVLSGANLKNSIFFGANLSDADLIGVELSYADLCRADLSGVNLRGSTLRGTNLSDSLMFGTNLKEAILIAADLSYAKLNSANLGGANLQGAIILGADLGGVDLSQVILNEADLSGVSLNEANLSSADLSDAVLLGTDLSYANLSNANLSGSNLTGAIFSGADLSDSNISYAILSNVDFNEANLENATWNENLEWDRVRGLDKALNVPEALKDKFRLS, encoded by the coding sequence ATGTTGCAAATAGAATTTCTCAAGCAGCTTTGGAGAAATTGCTTGAGGCAATCGCGATTGGAAGAGGTGCCTCATACAGCAACTGGAGAAAGTAGGGCAATTGAAATCGCCACAATTGCCGATCGGTTGCCTTCAAAACAAGTAGAGTCTTTTGAAGATAATTTGCTCTCATCTAGTTTTAAGAAAAAACTAGAAGCAAGTTTAATTGAATGGGCGCAAGCAAGCAATGATTTTGCATCCAACGTGGATCGAAGACAGTTTTACAAGCATATTTATGCTTTGTTGGGAAATGTTACCTTAAAACCGGAAGTCGTTGAATCTGCGATCGCGCAGTTTATGGCTCGCGACAAAGAAAACCCAGTTATTCTGTTTGAAAAATTAGAAAATTTTTATCGTCGGTGGTGTGATGGTGAATTTATTGATGCTGCACCAGATAATAACTTGCCTCAGCAACAGATGTTGCAGCTACAGTCACAAAATATTGCTATCCGTCTGCGGGAACTAGATATAAATACGGGTTTGAATGTGATGATTTTGCTCTTGGAAATTCATCAAGTTATACGAGAGCAAAATCATCATCTACAGGATAAAATTGCTTTTTATTCTTCGGACAAGCCCGATAGCGAACATTTTTTTACATCTACCCTCTTACGAGTAATTAACTATAGTGATTCTATTGGGATTGGTAATTTTACTAATGTAGTCGGCGAATTTCTCAAAGGTGCTTTTTTAGAAAACGTTTACTTAGGAGATGCCAATCTCACAGGTGCAAATTTGAGTCATGCAAAGCTGAATGGTGCTTATCTAGGGGATGCTAACCTTACAGGGGTACAAGGTAAGAAGATAAAACTTAGGAGTGCTAATCTTGGCGATGCGAATTTAAGCGGTGCCGATTTTCGAGAAGCAAATCTGACTGATTGCGACTTAACTCACTGTAATTTAAGCGGTGCGGATTTAAGCGGAGCCAACTTAACGGGAGCAAATTTGGGTGATGCAAATCTGACTGGAGCAAATTTAGCTGGTGCCAATTTAACTGGTGCCAATCTAACTAGTGCAAATATTAGAGATGCGGTTTTAAGCGGTGCTAATTTAAAAAATTCTATCTTTTTCGGCGCTAATTTAAGCGATGCGGATCTAATAGGCGTGGAATTAAGCTATGCCGATTTATGTAGGGCAGATTTAAGCGGTGTTAATCTTAGGGGTTCCACGCTCAGAGGTACAAACCTGAGCGATTCGTTAATGTTCGGAACCAATTTAAAGGAAGCCATTTTGATTGCGGCAGATCTCAGCTATGCCAAGCTTAACAGTGCAAATTTAGGGGGAGCAAACTTGCAAGGAGCAATTATCTTAGGTGCCGATCTTGGAGGTGTAGATTTAAGTCAAGTCATTTTAAATGAAGCCGATTTGAGTGGAGTAAGTCTGAATGAAGCTAATTTAAGCAGCGCCGATCTCAGCGACGCGGTTTTGTTAGGTACCGATTTGAGTTATGCAAATTTAAGTAATGCAAATCTTAGTGGTAGTAACCTAACTGGAGCGATTTTTAGCGGTGCTGACTTGAGCGACAGTAATATTAGCTATGCAATTCTTAGTAATGTAGATTTTAATGAAGCTAATCTGGAAAATGCTACTTGGAATGAAAATTTAGAATGGGATCGTGTTCGGGGTTTAGACAAAGCATTAAATGTTCCAGAAGCTTTAAAAGATAAATTTAGACTTTCTTAA